tgaatTTTACATTATCAAATTCACTTAACAACAAAGTGCTCTTACAGTGTGGGAAGTCTCTCTGCACTTTAGACTATCTAAATTCTAATTATGGTAAAGCAGGTGTGATGCGAGAACTAGGACAAGCAGGTGTATGATGAGAACATTAGGGCCATCAGGTATGATGAGACAACAAGAGCAAGCATATGTGACAAGACAGCCAAAAGAAGCAGGGATCATGACAGCTGGGGGGGTAGGGGTAGGTAATGTGATAAGAGAAATAGAGCAAACGAGGTGTGACAAGATAGCTGGGCCAAGCAGGAGTGACGAGTACTAGAGAAATCTAGTGGAACCTCTATTCAGTGAATCTCTGGTAGGatgttttggattttttttttttggacgaACGGTTATTATATGCCTCCTTATCTATGCCTCTCAATCTGCCTCCAATTGCAATTTTAATTATTTTCGCAGATGGACGCAACATTACAAGAAATAGTAATGGGGCTTGGGGAAAGTCATCAAGTACAATTAAAACCAAATTCAATAGTTCATTTCAATTTTGTGATTTCCCCAATTTTCATTCACTAATAtgggtctttttttttctttgaaaATTAGATTTCAAGGCTAGGACGTGGGGAAACAATGTTAATTCTCTTAAATTAATATGGCTCCAATCACATTTCTTGATTTTTGTAGAGGGACTAAACATTATGAGAAATAGTTGGAGCCTTGGGAAAACTACTGAggatatttaaaaccaaattctatggtTTCTTTTCATTTTGAATGGGCAAGGTTTTCGTTCACTCAGGTATGTCCCTGCTCTCTTTTGAGAATGAGTTTTCAGGGTGAAAACTTGAGAAATAAGCTATATGTGATTAAAATAAATTTTGCAGGCATGTTCATTTGGTAGATGTCTATTATAGGTTGAAAGTAAAATTTTGCAGAGTGAAATCAGCCCATAGGGCATGGAAAATGCATCGTGGAGGCATCTCCAGTTGCAACGAATCCCACACTCCAAGGAATTGTGGATGGTCTTACATAGTTTGTTAAATTAAGGTTGCACTGTACATATATTAATTCCTTGCAGGTGTGATTATGGGgagtgaaactttaattaaattgacaTGGAATATGGGTGTACAATTTAATGAAGTACATGCAGAGCACATAAGTGAAAGCAAACCATCTCATTATGGTTCAGTATTTATTTtggtaatacagtactgtagttctcTCAAATTATTGTACAAGAATTAAGAAATCATTAAGGACCTTttttatgggtcacattttaaggCTTGGAGACTGGGCGAGTTAATAATTACACCCAAGAAATATCATTATTAAAAAATTAACATggctttatatactgtatatctatACAAGGGGAAAGAATTTAAGCAACAAGCAAGGAATTTGAGAAAGATGTATACATACCCAAATTTATACAGTAATGGCAATGCAACATTAACAAAGGAGTGTTACTGTACAATTAAATAATGCAAATGCATCAGCTATGTAAGAATAAACAGCACAATACAATTTAACTTAGGATTGACATTTGGTTACTTGGAGACATGTAGCTCTGTATAGCAaatcatttatatgcattatttaatttttatattgaaaattaaCAAATTAGTACATACCTGCTTTCCTCTAAGTCCATATAAGCCCGCTGTGAATGCATTGACAGGCTCATGAAAAGTAAAACGAACACAATCGGTGTTCTGGCAGACTATATAGGTGTTTCCATCCCACGCACATGCCACAACTTCATCCTTGCCATCTTCTGTAACATCCAATCCACAAACAGCAAAAAGTTGATGATCAACTTGCAAGTTCCACTTAATTTTACCATCATGCACCAGCATCAGAGTACCATCCAAAGTAGCCAAAGCAAAAGAAGTGGCCAAGCCAGTATCATCTTCATCCGAATCAATGCGTGATCTAATAGATGGCATTATATTATCAAAAATTTTATATGGCAGTTCATCTACATTGGAACTTGACTTCAAtttgctagaatctgactttgaaATTTCACAGAGACTTTCTTCAAATCTATCAGTATTTGGGTGTATGGTTTTCCCTtttgaattaccattaatttcacTTTCAATTTTGTAAGAACTAGGTCTCTTTTTACCCAATTTAATATTGCCACAGATCTCTGTATGAATGTTAGGATTCCTGAGTCTGGCCGATGCAAGTGGTTCATAGTCAAGTGACATTTTAGTGAGCAATTCTGATGACTGTTCATCAAATGGATCAAGCTCACTATCTTGGCTAACACGTACTTTCAGAGTGAAGTAAGTGCCACCAGGCTGAGCAACCAGAAGTGAGGGAGTTCCATCTTTACACTTATTGAAAGAGATGCTTCCAATTTGATCTCCTAACTCCCATTTGTTAAGCCCAATCAATTTCCCATAAGGCTTGCCCCCAACAATATCACCAGAATTTATCCATCGGTATGTACGGACAACCCGATCAGTGAGAGCAAGAACCATCTCTGAAAAGCCATCTCCATTAACATCACCAATTAACATGACTTTGGCATTGGCAGGGATACGTTGAGCATGAACAGGCTGCAGTAATTTCTTCTCTGATGTGTCTCCAAGATGATCATCCTCAAAATCATATATATAGCAATATCCACATCCAGTGACGACCACCAACACATTAAGACCAGTATTGAATACATCACCAACTGAAATAGCCGACACCATTCCAAGTTCTGTTCCCACGCGTACTGGCTGTGGGTTTTCTCCTTTAAAGATGGCAAGACTGCCACTTTCATTCCCAACAATTAATTCATTTTGTCCATCATTATCAACATCACCAAGGCATATTGCATTCTTATTTATGTTCCCCTCAAATTCAAATTCCAAATGATTTACAAAAGAAGCAACCCTCATTTTCCAATGATAATACTGTACTCACTAGATATAAAATTAAAGCACATTAATATTTCACTCTTCTGTATCTAACTTGTCAGTTGCTTCACTAGAATCAACTCTCCTGCCAGATACACCACGCAAATTGAGAGGTATTCTGTCACTCGGCAATTCACTTTTCAACTGTTGCCACCGATTTGGAGGCCAGACGATCTGAGATGCTCTAGCCGTTACGAGTCCTATAGCTACTGGTCCAAAGAAGTTTGAATCTAATGAATGGCCTGTATGATCTCCCTCCACCCAGCAATGGCCCTCTGGAATACGTATGTATCTACTTTTGTATCCAATAGTGCGAATTAAATCGCCCTCAAGGGCAATTATGCGCTTAATGATTTTCTGGCTAGGATCTTTGGGGGATATCAGAGATACCATGTCACCACGGTTGTAACGAAAAGATCTAGAACTCCAGCGACTCAGGAAGACAAAATCATTATTGCCATTACTGTCCGGATTTAAAGCTGGCTGCATGGATATACCTTCAACCTTTGCAACATAGCCAAAGCAATCCACAAAGGTAAGACCAATGGGGATACCAACTGCAACAGCTCGTAACATTAGTACTGGTAGAGTTTGGGAGAGATTTTTCAAGATACACTACTCCACAAAGAGCCTAAAGACTGGCATTGTTGTCACTAtctgaaagaaaaagaaaatgagaaaaggatattgaaacgagtcatgaaaatttatatatattaataaactgCAATATTAACATTCAACACGCATACAGTAGCAGGCAAGTCATTTCCACCACTGAAAGGTGGGTGGGGAGAGGAAAACCTTCAACTTATTCACACACTACCCCTTGTGTTCCTCTTTATAAGATAGAGCAAAAATGCTGTGCATAAAAATGTGTTTGTTACCTCTAGACGTTTTGCTAATATACAATTTTTTtgtactaattaatcattactcaTTTGATGTAAAATATTAAGCCTTCAACTTATTCATGCTTAAGTTTCTTTTTTGCTGTTCCTAGAGGTAAAAGAAAAACTTAGAAATACTGTACCGTGTTGAATCGTTTCTTATTCTCTTCTCAAACAAATAAATTCATCACTTTTTAAACAGGTTTCAGATTACAGTCTTTATATTCATGTCGTAATTTTCTTTGTCACAATACATACGTTAAAACTTCCTTATTTACTGAATCAAATATTTTGACCCAAACTATATACTATCTTCCAGAATAGGATAagcattacagtactgtatatgaatatacagtatataaatatatatatatataggggtacctcagtttaattgtttaatccgttcctggagacagctcgtaatcaGAAAACTTATAAACCGCAACTAATTTCCCcacaagaaataatgggaaatgaattaatctgttcctgactacccaaaaacctcacttcaaactaaattttatacccaattcatctaaatctacactacaaaagtatgttcaacttgttacttacccttgctgatgactgctgttggtgtatggaagatggtgaggaggaggagaggtgttactgtttggaaggggagtccccttccattataacctaaggcagtgaggacttcactggtgtgcactctggcatgttttgcctgcataccactaggacctgcttgtggctcactgcttgcttgtcttactaagaatctgtctaaagacacttttttttccccacattttaacacttgtctgtagtaagacatcacattgtcatttaaaaggtcaatgcaatggcctgctgtAACTTTATCTAGGTgaattttttcaacaaaactttgcagttcgtcccatacttcacacattttcttaatgaagaagggacatcctctactgcctctactcacaactatttacttaggttgaaccttaccactggctttcttgggacccatggcgagatatacaaCAACATTTAtggtcaaatggccaaaaatccaacaaaacactgtaaatcctggtgaagaattcaggtgggatagtcactgggcgagaggcactggtaaactgag
The sequence above is a segment of the Procambarus clarkii isolate CNS0578487 chromosome 44, FALCON_Pclarkii_2.0, whole genome shotgun sequence genome. Coding sequences within it:
- the LOC123745327 gene encoding KICSTOR complex protein ITFG2, producing the protein MRVASFVNHLEFEFEGNINKNAICLGDVDNDGQNELIVGNESGSLAIFKGENPQPVRVGTELGMVSAISVGDVFNTGLNVLVVVTGCGYCYIYDFEDDHLGDTSEKKLLQPVHAQRIPANAKVMLIGDVNGDGFSEMVLALTDRVVRTYRWINSGDIVGGKPYGKLIGLNKWELGDQIGSISFNKCKDGTPSLLVAQPGGTYFTLKVRVSQDSELDPFDEQSSELLTKMSLDYEPLASARLRNPNIHTEICGNIKLGKKRPSSYKIESEINGNSKGKTIHPNTDRFEESLCEISKSDSSKLKSSSNVDELPYKIFDNIMPSIRSRIDSDEDDTGLATSFALATLDGTLMLVHDGKIKWNLQVDHQLFAVCGLDVTEDGKDEVVACAWDGNTYIVCQNTDCVRFTFHEPVNAFTAGLYGLRGKQVPCLVYATFNNHIYLYHDITMSHVVTKTMVEVLKEEPKYKQMLDELGISANDAGKLTELNHFLLYGKLEL